Part of the Aquimarina sp. TRL1 genome, CGTAATAATTAGCTCCTTCGTTTAATTCAAAACCTGTTTTAGGATACAATGAATTCCCTATGTGATTGGATTTCTCTGTCTCCAGAAACATTCCACATGCTTTAGAATCCTGTACCAGTTTTTTGGCCCTTTCGATAAGTTGTACTGATATTCCTAATCCTCTGGATTCCGGAGATACAAAAAGATCATTTAAGAGCCATAATTTTTGCATTCTGGTAGATGAGAAAAGAGGATATAATTGTACAAAGCCAAGAAGTTGATTTGCTTCATTTTCACAAACAAAAATTACGGAATCTTTATGCTGGATACGCTCGGTTAAAAAACGTTTGGCAGCATCAATATTTGATGGTTTTCTATAAAATACGCGATAACCGTCAAACAAAACGGCTAATTGCTCTAAATCATTACTATAAACTTCTCGTATGTTCATTTTTCCTGAGGGATGTAAATTGTTTAATAAAAAGCAAACAAAGATAATTGTTATTTTTTTGTTGTTTTGACCGGGAGAATAAGTCTACTGGGGTATTTTTTATTGTGATATAACTTTATATGTGCTTTCTGTGCATGCTTTCCAGATTGTACAGAAGGATCGATCCAGGAGTTATAATTCTTTTGTATTTCTGGAGAGTCAATAGTAGAAAAAATAAGTCTGATACGGCTTCCTTTTTTCAGTACCCTGCTAAAAAGGTTTTCTCCATCAAATGTATATTTTACAATCTCATTTTTAGGAACCTTTTGTGCTTTTTCAAGGTTATTTCGGTACCTGGCACGGAGGTAATCTTTTTGTAAAAATATAGAAGTATTGTCTGTAGTTATTTCATAAGCAGTAAACATAAAATCAGTATCAGGGACATCTATCGAAATATAGGCTTCGAAGCTAATTTTTCCGTTAACAGTAATGTTTTTTGATAGTGGCGCAGAATGATATACTAATTGATTAGCATCATTCGTATAGCTTTGACTAGTATAGTAATTGGAACTGGTATCTTGATAGCTGGGGTTATCTATTCCTTTTTTAGTTAAAGGGTCATATATAATAGAATCGGGAAGTATATCTTTTGCAGGAGGAGATGTTGTTAATGTTCCTGAGGAAAATAAATCTCGCGCATTAGTGGTGGTTGATTCCAGGTAGAGAGATAATTGTTCGTTGGATAACAATGTTAAATCTGTTGTGTATTGCCATTGATTAGTTCCCATTTCATAATACATGACACGATTTTTGAGTATGGCAGGTTTTTCTTTTCCTTTTAGTGTCCAATTGAACCAATCCAGATACAATTGGTTCATATCAATGACTGCATTTTCACCAAATGTCAATCCTCCGAATTTACTTTTGGGGCTTCTGGTTCCCCCATGACTCCATGGTCCTATGAGCAAAAAATGATTTTTTACTGCTCTGGGATTTCCGTGCTTCATATGATCGTTAT contains:
- a CDS encoding GNAT family N-acetyltransferase, whose product is MNIREVYSNDLEQLAVLFDGYRVFYRKPSNIDAAKRFLTERIQHKDSVIFVCENEANQLLGFVQLYPLFSSTRMQKLWLLNDLFVSPESRGLGISVQLIERAKKLVQDSKACGMFLETEKSNHIGNSLYPKTGFELNEGANYYEWTTK
- a CDS encoding CocE/NonD family hydrolase, yielding MKNIFLSFVFIFISSNLTLFAQSTDSLDIHLKLYQKIKMTDGTQLSANIYMPNDLSKKYPTVLIITPYVSDENHVRGLFFARNEYVFVTVDCRGRGNSEGTFIPFEHDGKDGYEIINWIAQQSWNDGNIGMFGGSYRGMNQWLTLKQFPKNLKTIIPIASVGPGRDFPKYNNIFFPYMLRWLTFTSGKTRNGKLFGNAFWQIKQEALYKKEIPFYAYDSIVGTRNKVFQKWLSHPAHDTFWQSFYLTPEENNKIQIPILSITGHFDADQPGAMLYYNDHMKHGNPRAVKNHFLLIGPWSHGGTRSPKSKFGGLTFGENAVIDMNQLYLDWFNWTLKGKEKPAILKNRVMYYEMGTNQWQYTTDLTLLSNEQLSLYLESTTTNARDLFSSGTLTTSPPAKDILPDSIIYDPLTKKGIDNPSYQDTSSNYYTSQSYTNDANQLVYHSAPLSKNITVNGKISFEAYISIDVPDTDFMFTAYEITTDNTSIFLQKDYLRARYRNNLEKAQKVPKNEIVKYTFDGENLFSRVLKKGSRIRLIFSTIDSPEIQKNYNSWIDPSVQSGKHAQKAHIKLYHNKKYPSRLILPVKTTKK